The Halocalculus aciditolerans nucleotide sequence TCCGCGCCGCCGGCCTCCTCACCCCAGCGGACACCGAAACCGGCGAAGGCTACGCCCTCACCGAACAGGGCGAACGCGGCGTCGAGAACCTCCTCGCCGTCGACGGCGAACGGTAAGCGTCAGTCGTCGTCGGCCGGTCCCGCGTCGAGCACCGACCCAACGCCTTCCTCCACAGTCGAGCGGTTCGTCGTCGAGTCCTTCGTGACGTGCAGGAGGTCGTCCGCCGCGCCGACGAGCTCCTGGTCGTGGCTGACGACGACGATCTGTTCGACGCCGACGCGCCGCATCGACTCCACGAGCTCGACGAGCTGGCCGACGTGCCCGGAGTCGAGGAAGACCGTCGGCTCGTCGAGGATGAGCGGCGGCATCGGCGCGGCCCCCTCGATGCCTTCCGCGAGCAGCCGGTAGACCGCACAGCGGAGGCTGAGGTTGAAGAGCGCACGCTCCCCGCCCGAGAGCTGCTCGGGGTTCAGCTCCTCGCCGTCCTTCTGATAGACCGTCAGCTCGTACGTCCCCGACAGCGCGATGCGGTCGTAGGAGTCGTTCCGGTAGACGAGGTCGAACGTCTCGTTCAGCAGGCGTTCGAGCTTCTGGACGTTCCGCTGCCGGAGCTCCGCCCGCAGGTCGCCGTACATCGACTCGAGGTCCTGTGACTCCGCGTGGAGCGACTCGAGACGCTCGACGCGCTCGGCCACCTCGTCGCGCTCCTCCCGGAGGTCCTCGAGGTCCTCGATGGCGTTCTCGACCGCGCCGACCTGCCCCCGGAGGGCGTCCCGTTCCTCGCGGAGGTCGTCGAGCTTCGGCCCGACCTTCTCCAGGTAGTCCTCGGCCTTCTGGAGGTTCTCCCTGGCGTTCTCGACGGCGTCGCCGTCGACCTCCGCTTCGAGTTTCGACTTGCGCTCCCGGAGGTCGGCGAGCGTGTCGCGGCGCTCCTCGTTCTGCTCAGCGAGCGTCTCTGCGCGCTCTGCGGCGCGCTCGGCCTGCTCGCGCGCTCGCTCGGCCGCGTCGAGCGCGTCCCCGAGGTCGGCGAGCGTCTCCATCCGCGCCTTGAGCGCGGACGCCTCCGCGTTCTTCGCGGCGAGGTCCTCGCGCGCTTCCTCTGCGTGCTCGCGCGCGTCGACGGCGGCCTCGCGGGCCTCCTCGGCCTCCGCGTCGAGCTCCGCGGCGTCCTCGCGGCGCGCCTCCGCCTCAGCGCGTTTCTCGTCTACCGTCTCCGCCCGGTCGTCGAGGAGTTCTCCGAGCGAGTCCACCCGCGATTCGAGCTCTCGGACCTCGCTCTCCACCGAGACGAGCTCCTCGGCGCGTTCGAGGCGTTCTTCCACCGTCTCCCTCTCCGCCGTCACCGACTCCAGCGTCGCCTCGTGCTCCGCGACCGTCGCCTCGTACTCCGCTAAGTCGGTGACGTGCGGCGACCCCTCCACGTCTTGCCCGCACTCCGGGCACTTCCCCTCGTCGAGGAGTTCCTTCGCCTCCTCGACCCGCGAGCGCGCCGTCGCGAGCTCCTCGCGAACCGCGGTTTCGCGCTCCCGGACGCCCGCGAGCTCCGCCTTCAGTTCGTCGCGGCGCGCCCCGGCCTCGCCGAACGCGACGGGCGTGTCGTCGAACGCCGCGCGCTTCGCCGCCGCTTCCGCTTCGAGTTCCTCGAGGCGCTCGCGGTCCTCCGCGAGTTCCTGCTCCAGCTCGTCCGCTTCCTCGGCGAGGGCGTCCGCCTCCTCGCGCGCCGATGCCGCCCGCTCTTCCAGCGCCGCCGCTTCCTCCTCGCGGGACTCCGCGCGCGTTCCGTGCTCGCTCGCCGACTGCCCGAGCTCTTGAACGGCCGACTGCAACGCCTCGCGCTCCGCTCGGAGTTCCTCGCGCTGCGCGGCGACGGCGTCCGCGTCGGCGTCCTCGACGTCGACCTCCGCGAGCAGCGTCTCCGCGGTCTCCTCGTGCTCGTCGGCGGTCTCACGGTGCTCGCGCGCCTCGCTCTCGAGGTCGTCGCGCTCGCGCTCCGTCGCCGCGATCTTCTCGCGGAGGTCCGTGATTCGCTCCTCGACGTCGTCGAGTTCCGCGCGCTTCTCCTCGTACGCGTCCAGCGTGTCCTCCGCGGACTCCTTCGTCCGGCGCGCGCTCTCCCGGTTCTCCTCGAACCGCTCGATGTCGTCCTCGACCTCCGAGAGCTCCGTCTCCAGCGCGTTCTTCCGCGCGTGGAGGTCCCGGTCCTCGCGCTCCTCGACTTTCCGCTCCTTCTCCTCCAGAACCGCGCGCTGGCTGTCGAGCACGTCCTCGACGGCGAGCCGCGCGTCGCCCGCCCGGCCGCGGTACTCCTCCAGCTTCCCGAGTTGCAGGAGGTCGTCGATCATGTCCTGGCGGTCGCCGGGACTGGCGTCGATGAGCTTGTTCACCTCGCCCTGCCGGACGTACGCGCAGTTCACGAACGCCTCCGCGTCCATCCGCAGGAGCTCCGCGACCGTCGCCTCGACGTCCTGCACGCCGTCGATACTTCCGTCAGGCGTCTCCAGCACGCAGTCCGGCGTCGACGCCCGCCCGGACGACACGCGGACGCGCCGGCGGAGGTGGTAGTCCTCGCCGGCGTGCGTGAACCAGAGTTCGATCTCGGCGTCGTCAGCGCCGATAGTGACGATTTCCTCGAGCGTTCGGTCGAGCGCGCTCGCGCCGTAGAGCGCGAAGAAGCAGGCTTCGAGGAGGCTCGACTTCCCGCTCCCGTTCACGCCGTGAATCACCGTCACGCCGCGGTCGAGCGTCACGTCCGCGTCCGCGAAACACTTGAAGTTCGACAGCCGAACCCGCTCGAACTTCATAGGAAGTCACCCATCGTCGTCACGTCGTCAGCACGCGACTCGCCCTCCGCCGACTCATCGGGACCTGTCTCGTCGGGACTTGCTTCATGGGGAGTTGTCTCGTCGGAACTCGTCGCCTCTTCGTTGTCGCTCACCGTTTCCTCGGCGTCGGCGTCAGTCTGGTCAGCGTCGTCACGTCCATCGTCGCGGTCGTCGGGTTCGGCGTGTTCGTCCGTCTCGCGGCGTTCGTCGATCTCGGCGTCAGTTTCTTCGCCGGGGTCCGCGCGGTCGAACGCGCCGGGGTCGTCGGCGACGAGGGCTTTCACGCGGTCTTTGACGGTGTCGCGGACGTTCGAGTCGGCGACTTTCGACTCGCGGACGGTCTCGTCGATGCCGCGCGCGGCGGGGCTGAGGTCGAGGTCGCGGACGCGCTCCCTGACGGCGTCGTCGGGGTCGGCGAAGGAGACTTCGACGTCGTCGGTCTCGTCGAACTCGCGGCGGTCGTTGACGCGGGTGACGAGCGCGCCGAGGTCGTCGCCGAGCGTCTCGACTTCCGCGGGCGTGACGGTGCTGCCCTCGCCTTCGATGGTGACGACGACGACGGCGTCTTCGAGGTCGTGTTCGCGGACGCGGTCGCGGACGAACTCCGTGCCCTCGTCGCCGGCGAGGTCGAGGTCGACGAAGACGAAGTCGCGGGTGTCGAGGCCGCGCCGCGAGATGTTCGTCTCCTCGGCGAACTCGACGATGTTGTAGCCGCGGGGGTCGCGTTCGCTCGCGCTCGCGCGCTCGGTCGACCCGCAGTAGGTCGCCCACGTCCCCGCGATGTCCACCGTGTCGGCGGCGTGGTTGTCGCCGAGGAGGACGGCGTCGAAGTCGACGTTCGTCTCGTCGAGGATGGCTTCGAGGTCCCAGTCGCCGTGGGGGAACGGCTGGAAGAGGCCGTGGGAGACGAGCGCGGCGTGTTCGGTTTCGGGGTCGGCGAACTGGTAGTCGAGTTGGGGGCGTTTGGATTCGGGGACGTAGTCGAGGCCGTAGAAGGTGGTGTCGCCGACGACGCGGCCGGTGGCGTCGAGGCGTTCGGCGAGGTCGAGCGTCTGGAAGAGGTCGAGCCACTGGGCGTCCCGCGTGCCCTCGTGGTTGCCGACGACAGCTAAGAAGGGGATGTCGGCGTCGGCGAGCGGGCGGAGGACGTCGATGGTGCCGAGGAGGTCTCGGAGGCCGGGGCGGCGGTCGTGGAAGAGGTCGCCGGCGTGGACGACGGCGTCGACGTCGTCGGCGATGGCGTCGTCGACGACGGCGCGGAAGGCGTCGAGGAAGTCCCGTCGGCGCTCGGCCGAGTGGTACTGGCGATACCCGACGTGCGTATCGCCCGTGTGGATAACCCGCGTCATTAACTACTGGTCCTTGTTCGCTCTCCGATAAAGGTTCGACGCTCCGGGGGCACGTAGTGGGTCGAAGGCCACGTGCTCCGGAGCCTGACGGGGGAGAACAGAAGGCGGACGCAGGACGGGTGTGGGATCAGCGGGGTTGTCGGGGTCAGACGTCGAGGGTGTAGAGGCGTTTGCGGGCGTCGGTGAACGAGAAGCGGGATTCGACGACGTCGGCGTCCTCCAGGCGGTTGAGGGCGTAGCGGACGGTGCGCGGGGGGAGGAGGGTCTCGTCGGCGAGTTCGCTCTGCGTGAGGGTGTCGTTGTATTCGAGGACTTTGGCGACGAGTTTGGCGCTCGGGGGGAGGTCGCGGACGCGTTCGAGCGTGTCTGCTTCGGCGTGCTGGATGGCGCTCATACCACACACGAGGGAATACCAGATAATAATATTTGTGCTTCTTCTCTATAACCATCGCGCATCGGATTCGGCGTGGTAATGTGGTGGACCCGAAGTCATTTAAGAGTCTGAGACCTAGCCGAGGTGATGACTGACACCGTCGACGACGTCGAGATGCCCTACGAGGAGGGCGCTCCCCAGCAGGAGCAGATCGAGACCCTGCAGGAGGAACTCGACGCGCTCGAGCGGGAGAACGAGGAGATGCGGGACAAGCTCCTCGACGCGAACGCCGAGAACAACAAGTACCAGCAGAAGCTCGAACGGCTCTCCCACGAGAACAAGAAGCTCAAACAGTCCCCGCTGTTCGTCGCGACCGTTCAGGAGCTCAACGAGAACGGCGCGATTATCAAACAGCACGGGAACAACCAGGAAGCCCTCACCGAGGTCACCCCGGAGATGCGCGAGGGCCTCGAACCGGGCTCGCGCGTCGCGGTGAACAACTCGCTCTCCGTCGTCAAACAGCTCGACGACGAGGCGGACGTCCGCGCTCGCGTGATGCAGGTCGAGGAGTCGCCCGACGTCGGCTACGAGGACATCGGCGGCCTCGACGACCAGCTCCGCGAAGTCCGCGAGACCGTGGAGCTCCCGATGGAGAACCCCGACATCTTCGACGACGTCGGCATTCGCCCGCCGAGCGGCGTGCTTCTCCACGGACCGCCGGGCACCGGGAAGACGATGATGGCGAAGGCCGTCGCCGCGCAGACCGACGCGACCTTCATCAAGATGGCCGGCAGCGAGCTCGTCCACAAGTTCATCGGCGAAGGCGCGAAGCTCGTCCGCGACCTCTTCCAGGTCGCCCGCGACCACGAGCCCGCCGTCGTCTTCATCGACGAGATCGACGCCATCGCCTCCAAGCGCACGGACTCGAAGACCTCCGGCGACGCCGAGGTCCAGCGCACGATGATGCAGCTCCTCTCCGAGATGGACGGCTTCGACGAGCGCGGCGACATCCGCATCATCGCGGCGACGAACCGCTTCGACATGCTCGACCGCGCCATCCTCCGCCCCGGCCGCTTCGACCGCCTCATCGAAGTCCCCAAGCCCAACGAGGAAGGCCGCGAGCTCATCTTCGAGATCCACACGCGCAACATGAACGTCGCCGACGACGTCGACTTCGCCCGCCTCGCCGAGGAGACGAACGAGCTCTCCGGCGCGGACGTCAAGGCGATCTGTACGGAAGCCGGGATGTACGCCATCCGCAACGACCGCACCCAGGTCACCATGGACGACTTCCGCCACGCCCGCGACAAACTCCAGCGCGACGAACCCGACGGCGAAGTCTCCAAGACCTTCGCCTGAAAGCCCTCGGCGCGCGCCCCTCGCCCCGTTTCATGTCCCTCCAGGGGCACCCCTACCGCTGTACAGACGACCGACAGATCGCCCGCCGCACGGCAAGCGAGACCTTCGGTCCCGTGGGCGCGACACGTTCTGCGTAGGTTCTCGAGAGAGCCTCCGACGACGCGCTCCCCGGCGATACTGTATCGCGCGTCCTTTGTCGACTGGCTTCCGCCGGCGAGGCCCGAGCGGGCCTCCGCCCGTCGAGTTCCGACACTGCTCCGCCACTGACCGCTCCACCGCTACCTGACGCCGGAGGTCTCGGCCGCGCGCTCTCGGCCACGGACCCGTCCTTCGATGTCTGGGTCCGCTGGCCTCACCGGCCTGATAGCGCGGAGCGCTCCTAGGCGAACCGCGGTCGACGCCACCGAAACGTTTAGTCTGGTGGCATGTCAGCCTGATAGCGTATGGACGGGTTCCGGGACGGCGTACACGGCTACCGCGACGTGGCGGACGAGTTGTTCGAGTACCTCCGGAGGTGTGCCGACCCCGAGCTGGCCGCCGCGAGAGACGCGAAGGACGCGCTCGACTCCCCCGAAGCGTTCGAAGCGCGTCGCGACAGCGTCCGCCGGGACTTCCTCGACGCCATCGGCGGGCTCCCGGACCGGCCGCGCTCTCTCGACGCGAAGGTGACGGGGACGCTCACCGGTGACGCCTACGCCGTCGAGCGCGTCGTCTTCGAGAGCCGACCCGACTTCCACGTCACGGCGAACTGCTACGCGCCCGCCGCCGACGGCCCCCATCCGGCGGTTCTCTTCCTCTGCGGGCACGTCCCGGAAGCGAAGGCCGACGCCCTCAACCAGCGGACCTGCGCAGAGCTCGCCTCGAACGGGGTCGTCGTCCTCGTCGTCGACTCGATCGCGCAGGGCGAGCGTACCCAGTACCCCGACGCGGACGCCCAAGACGTCCTCCGGGATTCGGGCGTCTACGGCCACGCTCACGCCGGCCAGCAGTGCCACTACGCCGGCGCGAACGTCGCGCGGTACCTGCTCCACGACGCCCGCTGCGGCTTCGACTACCTCGTCAACCGCGCGGACGTCGACGCGGAGCGGATTGCGGTCGCCGGGACCTCCAGCGGCGGCGTTCAGGCGGGCTACCTCGCCCTCGTCGACGACCGCGTCGCCGCGGCCCTCCTCTGTTGCTGTACCAGCACCCGCGCGGAGATGCTTCGCACCGGTATCTCACTGGACGACGAGCAGGTCCCCCACGGTGCGATCGCGAACGGGATCGGCTACGACGACTTCGTGACGGCGCTAGCGCCCCGTCCCGTCTGCGTCGGCGCTGCCGCTTCCGACTTCTTCCCCGTCGAAGGCGTCGAGGCGACTGTCGAACGCGCTCGCGAGGTCTACGACCTGTACGACGCCGAAGGAAACCTCGACCTCGTCGTCAGAGACGGCACGCACAGCGCCATCGCGGAGTTCGGTACGCCCGTCTACGAGTGGCTCTGCGACGCCCTCGACGCCGGCGACTACGAACCCATCGACGGTTTCCACCCCCGCGACGAGGCCGCACTCGACTGCACTCCCGGCGGCGATGTTCTCGACGCCTACCCGCACGAACGGACCGTCACGGACCTCGTCGCCGACGACCTCGTGCCCGACCAGACGAACGCACGAGGCGATGGCGGAACCGGGAGCGGCCACGAGACCGACGCGGCGGCCCTTCGAGAGCGCGTCACCGAAACGCTCGGGCTGGAACGGGACACCTGCGCGCGCCGACCGCGGTTCGTCACTCGCGAGGAGTCGGGCGGACTCGACGTCCGACGGGTGTTCTTCCGGACCGAGCACGACCCGGACATCACCGTCACGGGCCTGCTCGTCACAGCCTCGAACGCGGCGGGGGACGAGCGCGATGCCGGCGCGCCGGCAGTGGTGCTCTTCGAAGACGGTACCGAGGAGGCGGCGAACCGCGAGGGCGACGTTGCGTCGCTCGTGGCGGAGCACGGGACGGTGCTGGTCTTCGACCCGCGCGGCGTCGGCGCGGTACGGAACCGGGAACTCCCCGATACGTGGGTGACGGGCGACTACGACGACGTCTACGGGTCGGAGTACACGCTCTCCCGGGACGCGTCCTTCCTCGGTGAATCCCTCTTCGGGATGCGTGTCTTCGACGTCGGGCAGGCGGTCGCGTTCCTCCGTGAGGAGACCGGCTGCGAGGACGTGGCGCTCGTCGGTGAGGGCGTCGGCGCGTACCACGCGCTCTACGCGGCCGCCGCGGCGCGCAACGTCTCGGCGGTCGACCTCCGCGACCTCGGTCCGAGCTTCCGCGAGCGCGGGACAACCGCCGACCGCGCCGTCGACCCGCGTCTCGATGTCTACGACGTCCTCGACTGCGACGTCCCGGACGCGCTCGCCGCGCTCAGCGAGCGAGGAGTCGCCGTGCGACGCGACTGACGAGCGCGGCACCGCGAGACGCTAGCCAGTCCACGACGACCCGCCTCCGTTTCGAGTACTGTTCTCACGGAGGGAGAAGACCCATACCGGGGCGGCGGAAGTGGCGAGTATGAGCGAAGCATCGGCGGTGGAGCGGTCGGAGCGACCGGTGACGAAGGAGCGGCTCGTCGAGGACTTTCGGGCGCTCGGCGTCGAGGCCGGCGATACCCTGCTCGTGCATTCGTCGCTGCGCGCGCTGGGGTGGGTGCCGGGCGGCGCGCAGACCGTCGTCGACGCGCTCCAAGAGGCCGTGACCGCGGCTGGAACTATCGTGATGCCGACGCACACGTCGCACCTCTGTAGTCCGGAGGCGTGGTCGAACCCGCCGATTCCCGAGGCGTGGCTGGACGAGGTGCGGGCGTCGATGCCGGCGTTCGATCCGGTGAAGACGCCGACGCGCGGGATGGGCGCGGTCGTGGAGTGCTTCCGGCGTTATCCCGACGTGGTCCGGAGCGACCACCCGCAGTACTCGTTCGCGGCGTGGGGCGCAGACCGAGACGCAATCGTCGAGGGTCACGCGCTCGACGGCGGGCTCGGCGAGGCGTCGCCGCTCGCGCGCGTCTACGACCGGGACGGGCGGGTGTTGATGCTCGGCACGGACTACCAGACGTGCACGTCGCTCCACCTCGCGGAGGACCGCGCTGACTACGCGAAGGCGGAAACGACGGAGGAGGGGCCGGTTCGAGCGGACGGCGAGCGCGCGTGGGTCGAGTGGATCGACATCGAGCGGAGCACCGACGACTTCCCGGTGGTCGGCGGGGCGTTCGAGGCCGCACGACCGGACGCCGTCACCGAGGGAGAGGTCGGCGCGGGAGCGGGAAAGCTCGTCTCGCAGCGCGCGCTCGTGGAGTACGCGGCGGCGTGGTTCGGCGAGGAGCGCTGACTACTCGCGTTCGAGGCGCTCTTCGCGTTCTTCGAACTCCTCCGTGCTCAGGTCGCCGCGGCCGTAGGCCTCGCGGAGTTCGCGCATCGCCCGGTCGTCGGTCCCGCGGACGAGGACGACGACGAGGTAGACGAAGAGGGCGAGCAGGACGAGCGGCACGAGGACGAAGAAGAGACCGAGCACGCCGATTCCCGCGCCGCCCATCATCCCGCCGTAGCCCATCATTCCGCCGTAGCCCAGCATCCCGACCGGGACGAGGACGGCGACGACGAGCAGCGGGAGGGCGACGACGACGCCGAGGACGACGAGGAGGGCTTTCAGCCAGTCTTCCATACCGTCTAGAGAGTCGGGATGGGTGATAAATCTGAATCCCGGTCGCAGTTTAGAACGCGAGGAAGGCGAGGTAGGGGAGGAGGAAGAGGAGGACGGTGAGTCCGGCGAGGATGAGGAGGTAGGAGACAGCGGTCGCGCCGGCGGTGCGCCAGGAGGGGTGGTCGAAGTCGAGGGTGGCCATACGCGTCCTGTGGACGCGCGGGGCCTTAGTTGGACCGGAGGATGTCTTGCACGCGGCGGGGTTCGCCGGAGAGGTTCGGGTCTTTCTCGACGATCTGGAGGATTTCGTGGTCCGTGACGTCGACGTACTCCTTCTCGGTGGCGCGTTCGATGAGGTCGCGGTCGAGGCGGAACTCGGTGCCTTCGTAGACGACGTCGACGCCGTCGTCTTCGACGGAGAGAACGGTCATGTCACCCGGTAGGGGGCGAACAGACAAAAGTCGTGCGTCA carries:
- a CDS encoding aminoglycoside N(3)-acetyltransferase, encoding MSEASAVERSERPVTKERLVEDFRALGVEAGDTLLVHSSLRALGWVPGGAQTVVDALQEAVTAAGTIVMPTHTSHLCSPEAWSNPPIPEAWLDEVRASMPAFDPVKTPTRGMGAVVECFRRYPDVVRSDHPQYSFAAWGADRDAIVEGHALDGGLGEASPLARVYDRDGRVLMLGTDYQTCTSLHLAEDRADYAKAETTEEGPVRADGERAWVEWIDIERSTDDFPVVGGAFEAARPDAVTEGEVGAGAGKLVSQRALVEYAAAWFGEER
- a CDS encoding DUF5800 family protein, which translates into the protein MTVLSVEDDGVDVVYEGTEFRLDRDLIERATEKEYVDVTDHEILQIVEKDPNLSGEPRRVQDILRSN
- a CDS encoding MarR family transcriptional regulator, with translation MSAIQHAEADTLERVRDLPPSAKLVAKVLEYNDTLTQSELADETLLPPRTVRYALNRLEDADVVESRFSFTDARKRLYTLDV
- the pan1 gene encoding proteasome-activating nucleotidase Pan1, producing MTDTVDDVEMPYEEGAPQQEQIETLQEELDALERENEEMRDKLLDANAENNKYQQKLERLSHENKKLKQSPLFVATVQELNENGAIIKQHGNNQEALTEVTPEMREGLEPGSRVAVNNSLSVVKQLDDEADVRARVMQVEESPDVGYEDIGGLDDQLREVRETVELPMENPDIFDDVGIRPPSGVLLHGPPGTGKTMMAKAVAAQTDATFIKMAGSELVHKFIGEGAKLVRDLFQVARDHEPAVVFIDEIDAIASKRTDSKTSGDAEVQRTMMQLLSEMDGFDERGDIRIIAATNRFDMLDRAILRPGRFDRLIEVPKPNEEGRELIFEIHTRNMNVADDVDFARLAEETNELSGADVKAICTEAGMYAIRNDRTQVTMDDFRHARDKLQRDEPDGEVSKTFA
- a CDS encoding SHOCT domain-containing protein, whose amino-acid sequence is MEDWLKALLVVLGVVVALPLLVVAVLVPVGMLGYGGMMGYGGMMGGAGIGVLGLFFVLVPLVLLALFVYLVVVLVRGTDDRAMRELREAYGRGDLSTEEFEEREERLERE
- a CDS encoding alpha/beta hydrolase family protein, producing the protein MDGFRDGVHGYRDVADELFEYLRRCADPELAAARDAKDALDSPEAFEARRDSVRRDFLDAIGGLPDRPRSLDAKVTGTLTGDAYAVERVVFESRPDFHVTANCYAPAADGPHPAVLFLCGHVPEAKADALNQRTCAELASNGVVVLVVDSIAQGERTQYPDADAQDVLRDSGVYGHAHAGQQCHYAGANVARYLLHDARCGFDYLVNRADVDAERIAVAGTSSGGVQAGYLALVDDRVAAALLCCCTSTRAEMLRTGISLDDEQVPHGAIANGIGYDDFVTALAPRPVCVGAAASDFFPVEGVEATVERAREVYDLYDAEGNLDLVVRDGTHSAIAEFGTPVYEWLCDALDAGDYEPIDGFHPRDEAALDCTPGGDVLDAYPHERTVTDLVADDLVPDQTNARGDGGTGSGHETDAAALRERVTETLGLERDTCARRPRFVTREESGGLDVRRVFFRTEHDPDITVTGLLVTASNAAGDERDAGAPAVVLFEDGTEEAANREGDVASLVAEHGTVLVFDPRGVGAVRNRELPDTWVTGDYDDVYGSEYTLSRDASFLGESLFGMRVFDVGQAVAFLREETGCEDVALVGEGVGAYHALYAAAAARNVSAVDLRDLGPSFRERGTTADRAVDPRLDVYDVLDCDVPDALAALSERGVAVRRD
- the mre11 gene encoding DNA double-strand break repair protein Mre11, with the protein product MTRVIHTGDTHVGYRQYHSAERRRDFLDAFRAVVDDAIADDVDAVVHAGDLFHDRRPGLRDLLGTIDVLRPLADADIPFLAVVGNHEGTRDAQWLDLFQTLDLAERLDATGRVVGDTTFYGLDYVPESKRPQLDYQFADPETEHAALVSHGLFQPFPHGDWDLEAILDETNVDFDAVLLGDNHAADTVDIAGTWATYCGSTERASASERDPRGYNIVEFAEETNISRRGLDTRDFVFVDLDLAGDEGTEFVRDRVREHDLEDAVVVVTIEGEGSTVTPAEVETLGDDLGALVTRVNDRREFDETDDVEVSFADPDDAVRERVRDLDLSPAARGIDETVRESKVADSNVRDTVKDRVKALVADDPGAFDRADPGEETDAEIDERRETDEHAEPDDRDDGRDDADQTDADAEETVSDNEEATSSDETTPHEASPDETGPDESAEGESRADDVTTMGDFL
- the rad50 gene encoding DNA double-strand break repair ATPase Rad50 translates to MKFERVRLSNFKCFADADVTLDRGVTVIHGVNGSGKSSLLEACFFALYGASALDRTLEEIVTIGADDAEIELWFTHAGEDYHLRRRVRVSSGRASTPDCVLETPDGSIDGVQDVEATVAELLRMDAEAFVNCAYVRQGEVNKLIDASPGDRQDMIDDLLQLGKLEEYRGRAGDARLAVEDVLDSQRAVLEEKERKVEEREDRDLHARKNALETELSEVEDDIERFEENRESARRTKESAEDTLDAYEEKRAELDDVEERITDLREKIAATERERDDLESEAREHRETADEHEETAETLLAEVDVEDADADAVAAQREELRAEREALQSAVQELGQSASEHGTRAESREEEAAALEERAASAREEADALAEEADELEQELAEDRERLEELEAEAAAKRAAFDDTPVAFGEAGARRDELKAELAGVRERETAVREELATARSRVEEAKELLDEGKCPECGQDVEGSPHVTDLAEYEATVAEHEATLESVTAERETVEERLERAEELVSVESEVRELESRVDSLGELLDDRAETVDEKRAEAEARREDAAELDAEAEEAREAAVDAREHAEEAREDLAAKNAEASALKARMETLADLGDALDAAERAREQAERAAERAETLAEQNEERRDTLADLRERKSKLEAEVDGDAVENARENLQKAEDYLEKVGPKLDDLREERDALRGQVGAVENAIEDLEDLREERDEVAERVERLESLHAESQDLESMYGDLRAELRQRNVQKLERLLNETFDLVYRNDSYDRIALSGTYELTVYQKDGEELNPEQLSGGERALFNLSLRCAVYRLLAEGIEGAAPMPPLILDEPTVFLDSGHVGQLVELVESMRRVGVEQIVVVSHDQELVGAADDLLHVTKDSTTNRSTVEEGVGSVLDAGPADDD